Genomic window (Arachis hypogaea cultivar Tifrunner chromosome 13, arahy.Tifrunner.gnm2.J5K5, whole genome shotgun sequence):
GAAATCATAATAAAAAAGTTTTACCGTATATAATGGAGTAAACTCCTATAAAATAATCTTcatcaatttatatatatattaaaaaatcaattcccaacaaaacaaaaaggaaattaATCAACAAGGTGGTCAcagattttcgaaaaaacatatataagaaaaaatattttttaacaaaataaaaagataatttttttttcttaaatatttttattataactaAAATCTCTtgttagttatttaaaaattggAAATGTTTGATAACAAAAAACTTTAGTAAAAaacaatcaaaatttattttatttattatttattaattattataataattaataaatgataaataaaataaattttaattttttttgtttcctaATATTACCGATATTGAGGAATAATTGAATAACAAACTAATGAAATCCGAAATATTATTGTACCTTGCAGTTTTGTGCTGCTTGATATTTTGTCACTTGGACAAGATAGCTTTGGTATTCTGTCGGGGCTTCCTTttgaattctctgaaatctctcTGCCGAAAGAGTTAACATCTGCAAATTACGCATTATAGTTACTAGTGATAATAATTGCATATAAGCTACAGAAAATTCTAACTAATGGCATCATAAGATTAGAGACTCACGATGCCGTTGCATCTTTTAGTGTTTCATTCAGATACAAAAATAGCACCGTCCaaccaaacaaccactccaaaATTAAGAAGAgccaaagaaattaaataaataaatcatatgGGAGGTATCAACTATCAACTACATTTGGTTGGCAGCTACATCATAAATAAAGCACAAACCATAAATACAACTGACCCCATGTTAGATACGAATTATGattatgaaaatcaatcagcgTTGCTCTAAACATATATACTCAAATTCTTGCGAATGTAtgtctatataatatatatatctgACGTACATAAAACCACGTTAGGCACCCATTATATTGTTACATCCATCTCACATCAAACCGGATACATCCAATGCAAATAAATGCCTAAAGTACTCCCAAAACATATGCCGAACAATAAATGTttcaaatttaaaagagatatCATTTGTGGtatgtatttatttttcaaatttagatttgaaaaaatataggtagacaacgaaaatattaaacaatgtgaataatggataTATTAGATGTTCACTTCACTATGTGTgtggatggttattctaatattaagatttagatgaATAATTTAGGAGTATAGTGTATGTGTTTACTTGAATTGGGCTAATTTTAGGATCCGTTATTCATGTTATTCAAAAAAGTTATTAGTTACCTAATATAACCTTTTAGATTTTCACAATTTGAATGTGGAGGTTTtacattttgatatatttttttccttctaaTTTTGCATGTGTACCTTTACGCATTTTggattgtatttattttttttttgttaataacttcattttatttaattaccATATTTTGATTACTAAGAAGTAAAACTAATTAATGGCATATTGATATTAGAAATTTAATTTGCCTTTATTTAAAAcactaataataaaaattgtaagATGTGAGGCAGTAACAGATTGAGAATAAATGAAAAAGTTTATTACCAGAACTTTAACTTTCTTTCGGCAGAGATAAAGCGCAATAGCTCTACCGAGCTTGGAAGTAGCACCTGTTAAGAAAACTTCTTTAACGTCTTCTGGAATCTCATCAAGAATCACAGCTGCAGTTAAGGTGTTGCCATGCACAACCCTAACTCTAAGCTCTGGGTGTTTGTCCACGAACAGTTTTCCTCCCCCATTTAGTGATTCGTTCTGTATGTATGTAGGTACGTATATACAGTTAACACACACATATATTCATAGAAAAAGAGACTAATttaaaaagacaagaaaagaatttaaatatttttagaaaaagacaaataatttaaacattgaaaataaatattacTAAATTATTGATCTAACAAAAACAACAGCAGCTGTCGTCGCTACAGTAATGAGTAATGACTAATGAATGACTCTAAATACATGGGCGCTTAGATCGATCTAGCAAATATAggtagaatttctcaataataataataatcctggAAATGTATGAAATACAAAGAATTTGTACCAGAGAAACTGAAGCTGAAGTTTTTAACttcttatttattgatttatttattaatGATGGAAACCTTTCACATGTTAACTCAGCTCCTTTATCATTTGAATTAATGTTTTTTATCTATGTAAACACAAGTTAATGTAACTATAGCTATTTAGCTAATATGTTTCTAACGACCCAAGttgaaattattaaaataaaagttaattttttttcaataaatatataataaatatattaaaaatttaatttgtttatattttttataaaatattttttaatttataatttttataaaaaattaaataggcCTAACTTAGgctaaaaattagtttaaaaaaaagagTTACTTTATATTTATAAAGACTATTAGGCTTTTAATTTTAGAcaataaacaaatatttaaaacgTAAAATTTAAAGACAATTTGAATTCGTTGTGGTGTGAGATAGTCTGCCCAATAAtaacttttaatttgattttgataccatataaaaaattaaataaatattaacttAGATAAAAAACTAACTCAAAATATGAGAATTGTTTCACATTTATAAAATCATCAAGCTTTTACTTTtagacaaaataaaacttaataattttaattcatatttttagaacatatattaattaaattctaattttactcAGGTAGATAGCTATATTATTAATGattaatgaaagagaaaaacaacaattaTTATGGAAAGAAAGGAATAGAGGGCAATGAAGAAGCAGTAGGAGGTGTAGTATGTAGGGCATTTAAACCCACAACAACCATAATCAGAAAAGAGCAGAATGAAGACATTTAATGTTCCAATTACCTTATTCAAAGCAGCCAAGCTGATGACTTTGACACCAATTTTGTCTGCTCTGAGGATAGCTTGCTCAATATGCTTGTTGATACCATCACCAGCAAACGGCAAGAAGTACTGTCACCACCACCCACATAAACATGATTAATGTCCTAATCATTCATAAATGTTCCGGAATCTCAAAACAAATCGTTTATCATATACATTTTAATTCAATCagctccaatcaaatgaaaataacaaatgataatgccactctttacttagctttcttgtattatatatataggaaaagtataggaccaacaatatttttaaataatatatgaacaatgtgaattaatagggttaaaaaagtaaattaatcttaaatttaattaatagtattaaattaagatatatatttttatgttgttcAAGATGATCATTGTTTAATTAGCATTCCCcttataattatcaaaataatattaattatcatTTTCCACATAACAACTGTTGTGATTTGTTTACAAAAAGTTGTCACTAGATTAGACCTTACTTGAGAAAAGCATTACGTAATGACAGCGATCTAGAAAATATTGTGTTctactaataaaatttttaaaatatcatatttttataacttaatttaaaatattttaattttctaaaatgaTTTTCAACATCTAAGTACAGAACTTTAAATTAAAACCTACTTTTCAAACCTACCTTTAAATTTGATGTAACCTCGTCGTAACTTCGTGTTTTCTATTCCTAGAAGTTGTTGTATTTATTACGATcacaaacttttaaatattttaatgttGAAATAGCATTAATCCTACAccttttttaagaataaatactaaaattggtTCCTAATGAATTTTAGATCGAATATGTTAGCTATTAACAAATTTTTACTACTttaaaattctcaacaattgattCCATTGGATAAATTAGATAAGATAGGTTTGACTTTTTATTTcgaagataaataaatttttgattaattaaaaatataaagatattttttactttttaaaatatgaTATATCTAAATTTCTTTCAGGAATCGATGTctttatatattttgaataaaaaaatttaaatatctcatattttagaatattagagacatttttatatttttaattaatcaataacttatatatttttgaattaaaaaataggaagttatttatttttttctcagacatttttctcttagttttttgttattattaataaaatttttattatgtatattaaacaaataaattttaaaaaaattattataaaatagttaaacctaaaaaaatattattataaaataaattaatttatctaaaaaccaacaaaaagattaatttatctaataaaaacaattcttaaatctaaataataaaaatatattagcgGCTGAAATATGGGATTTAAAATCCGATGCTTTTAAAACGAATTAAAATGTTTCCTACTATGTAGAAAGAAATGGAAGCATGTTGGAGGGTACCATTATTATTTAGTATTGACACGGACCTGGAAACCACAGCGTGGAACAACCCATGTTTGATGCAGCCTACCCCTTAGGTAGTAAAATGAGAGTAGAAAGGTCTTGGACCAAAGCCACATTGATAGCACAACCACCACTGCAAGTGGCCAAAATGGGATCAAGAAGAACCTTGTTCTGAATGCCAAAGAACTGAAGGATCTTAGACAGAATGGAACATGCATAGCAGATGTGATGTCCACTATGTGTGCTAGGAAAACGAAATCCGGTACTCTACTACTTTTTCCTGCAAAACCACATGCAAATTTTGTACTACACAATTTAGTCttatatataataatgttgcCTTTGTATAAAGCTGTCCTGAAACAGCAATTACAGTGTCATATTAATTCATCTTGACCTGAACTTGTTGTTTTGTGTAATTGCCAAGATTTGGTGTTAAGCGTGTTTCCTAGTGCATCGAACAGAGGCATGAAGAGGCAGAAATTAGAGTCCTTATCAGTGTGGTGTAGGCTGTGATATCTGCACACAACGCAAATTAAACTGGGTAAAAAAACACTAAGAtacagaacaaaaaaaaaatatatatgaattgaTTTTGTTGCTCGCATAGGAACTACATAGAAAAATGCTTGTCCATTCCGTACTTCTTTTTCGGTAGTTATTGGAGCTTGGGAAAAATGGAATTTAGATATGAAATAAAGTTTGGATGAaatgaataataaataatcatACTTCAAGTCAATTTTGtattcaaataaaaatgaaactataaaaagaaagtaaaaaagtaaaaataaataagtaataaacGAAAAGAAGACTTGTGACAAAGAAATCTTCTTTAGCCATTGTTTTGTTTTTGAATGTAAATTAGGCCTTCACCTTGGTTTATTTTTTTTCCTAGTTATATTTGGATCTTGGAAAGTAAGACATActttttatctctaatatttataatttttaaaaaaatatatatttaatatttatttttaatattttttatttaggttAAAATTAAGAATTCTTGGATATTAattctatttaaaatattaaagataaaattaaataaatcttaaatattaaaaaaataaataaaattaaacattaaaaatatattttttttaaaattacacaAGTTATCTTTCCATAAATTATTGTGAGACTGTGACCCACATGGCTTTCGTGTTCTGCACTTCTGCTTTTCTTTTTACAACACGTTGACTTAACACATACCAAACCTCATGCCCCTATTTACGATCACTCACAGTGTTTGAACGTTTAGGGGCACTGTGAAAGGGAATACAATTGGAGAATTGATGAGTTTCACTAAATTAGTTTGGTGGTTTAAAATGTAGAAAATGAGTAAAGGGTGAGTGTAACCATCACAATTCATTTTATATAACCGCattaaaatatttcatttaatttccttTATTTCCACCCTTATCTTCACCAAATATGCAAAGTTGCTAACCAATTCAGCAACCCCAATGCGGATTACTTATGTGAAGTCTAACAATTAATATGTTGAGACTTATAGGACATCAAACTCCAAATTAATTAATATAGTAACTTACGTTGGTGTGTATATGAGATATTTCATAAATGGTAGTGTCTGAAACAGCTGATGTGGAACAATTTCAACATTGGAATGGCCCATACATCTGAGAAAATCAAAAACCAGAATGTAACCATATATCAAACATGCTGACCCATATCCCATCATAGAAGCCCCAAGGATCGGTATTCCAATCACTATCGCCAACACAAGATGCTCAAGAACTGTTGCATGTCCAGCTGCAGCAAGAAGCAACacaaaataataaacaataaatctAAGATATTAACAAAATGTTTCAAGAAATGTTTATTTTGTGGTTCTTAATTAATACCGGTCAAGCACTGTAGTACAGGAGATGAATGGTGAAGTGAATGGAAGCGATTGAAAAGATTCTCCCCATGAAACTTTCTATGCACCCAATAATAAAGTGGCTCTGATATTCCCACATGAAGAATCAAAGCAGTAACAAGGCCTTTCACATTCAAtacaggaagattttgaaagaaGGGAAATATATAATAGCATAAGGAGCCAATTAGTGCTTGGAGAATCAAGAAGTTATCCCTGTCAAACACACATTTAAAGTaatcatcaatagaaataataaaaatatagcaCATAATAATAAGAGCCCATTTTATAAATACCAGTCCCATTCTTTGTCAATCTGCTTGAAATCAATGCCCTGTTGGATAATTCTGCGATTCCGTGTGAGAAACAGCATGTTGGAATAAGAATTCCAGAAGACATGAAGCAAACCCCTAAGACCACACAGTATGAGCAAGTGAAGGCACCAGCTCATGTTGGGGATGGATTCCTTTTCCTCGTAAAATCTTTCGTACACTACTTTTGCCACAAATGGCCCGTATAACACATACTGTCcatcaaacaaaaataataaaaaatcagttCCAAAGTTGCTAGATTTGTCAACTATCAAATTAGTgatcatatatttttatataaatacattatAATTTGAATCATTTTCAATATTTATTtcatatttcaatatatattctgTACCGATGACTAATTTGGTGGTTTATTTGATTTCTTGTGCATCGTTGATAAATTATAATGGtagtttatttaaaaaatgtgataaaaaaaaagagcatAGCATACCTTGAGTACCCCCAAATTCTCCCACGGCCAAGCTGTTAATGGAGCACCCATGAAAGTATATGTTTATATCCCTTTAATTATCTGTTTCTCCTTTGGAATCTCCTTGTAAAATGTCGACACTGCAGTAGATCCTATTGTATTCAAGTGATCAAGTAGAGAAAAAAAGAGGAAgcgaaagggagagagagagagagagagtcccAAAAAAGCAGGAAAGCAATGGGTTAAAGAAACTGGCCTATGAAAGAGTAATAGGTAGTATCGTTTTCTAATAATACAATCAACCTCTTGACTTAATTACCCGTGTTCTCTTCTTCCACCTTCTTCCTAACATGTAGATTTATAAtaaggctaaatgaatcaaaaAGCATTAAATGTTGAAGTTAGTTAGTATCGTCTGTCAGCTCCCCACCAATATGATACCTCCCAACACTTGACTACACACAATTACTGAACAGCATTTGGAGAGGAGAAACTTATAATGATATTAttgaatagaatagaatagaattGCGATACGCATTCCAAGGCTAAACTTGGCACATCTGGAGGGAGATGTACCTAAATCATAATGTTTTCGTTTATAGTAATAAATGCTTCATACGGTTGGGAGTTGGCAGTGGCACGACACTTGTTAGAAATAATATGTCGGTTCAAACTGTACTTTTGCTTAATTCGGGCTCCATTCAAGCAAACCAAACCTTAATTAATGGGTTATTTACACAAATCACTGACATGTGGGTGAAAATTACTCAATTACGATATTTTAAAATAGTTATATTTCGATTATGTGCTTATTTCATATAAACTGTTATaggatataaaaattttaaaatttatacataaaatgTTATAGAATATAAAAAGTTTACGTAAAATTTAACCAAGGTCATAAATTACAAGAGACAGTAacgatttataaaaaaataatttcaacacATTAATTATGTTATTACGATAATAAACTGCAGTTAttcacaaaaatatttaaattttatatctaaatctactaaatacatacataaattaaataataattttaaatattaaaatttaaatattcaaaaaatatatttaaattttaaaatttatttttaaattaaagtgtaaataatatataattttttttatctaacttTATCCAATTAATTGATATTGgcttaaaaaatcatatatatgatttatgtacaaaactttacaaaatattaagaaataaatattattatgtggtttaaaaaatatatatataagtgattTTCAAaatgtttaaattaatattaaaatttatttttatctaaattatattaattttaaaaaaattaagattaagaTATATGGATAAATTTTACATTATATTTTGTGTAAATTGACATGTATGGTGAGGCATAGCATGATGTGTTTGTATCTATTCATGAACATTAactataaaattatctttttcttttgcaccCTAAATTTGATAACAATATAACTCCTTATAAttcttataaatttaaaaattatttattgataCATGTTAAGAGAGTATATAGGTTGGCAAGAATTTATATCATATTCctagttttataaaaaataattcagaTATTAAAATCTCAATAttagaaaaactaaaatatttttaaaatgtaagaTTTTAAATTGAAGTGTAATTAATTAAAGTTCAATTAGCTTATAGTGGAATAAGAAATGTTACAACTTTTTTTAAGCCAATGACAAATCAATTGAATAAAGTTGGATAAGAAAAAAATAGGTATTATTTATCCATTActttaaaacattatattttaaaatttaaataaattttttaatatttagattttactagttaaaattatttatttagtttatgtatttatttagtaGATCtggatataaaatttaaatattttcataaacTGTTATAGTCTGTCGTGATTTATGTGTTGAAGTTGTTTTTTTATAAATCGCTACTACCTTTAACGATTTATGATCTTAATCAATTTTCACATAAATCTCTACTCTCTATAACATTTTATATAGAGTAAGTATATTATAAAAATGTaaccattttaaaaattttataattgaataattttagcattcactttatttatttatttatgtaatttacccAATTTAAAACTCCATATTGGGGCCTTGTGCGTGGGAGtgaaattgcatatttttatttttattttattattttattcggaGAAATTCATAAGAATCAGGGATAATTTAGAAAATGTGTTATTAATTAAAAGATGACTATATATACTCTCAAGTATATTGCTCGAAGAAGAAAGGGTTATTCATTTCGATGTTTTGAGAAAAATTGATGTACACACAAAATAGCTGACAAACATGATAAAAGTTTATAAGGATAAAGtatcttttattatattaaagttttcaaaaattttaatatctttaacgtttagtttaatttaatttaattttcacatTTTAAACAAGTTTTAATTTTACTTCTACCAtctaaattcatttttcttttctatttttactcTCAATCTTTTAAAATACAGCATAGTAAAATATAAgatatatttattgaatattaactccgcctatgttacacttgcggtataTAGTCGGTCCCaaacccggataaaggaggagggttgtgttaggtcctcggcaaccaacataaaaatatagtcgaactcccatgacatgaatcaaagacattattgcgctaaagctaggttgttgcccggaagcaacgcgccgtatgactcgagtacggtgtcaaagcaagagccgctgcatcggtgcccggatgtagtgttaaatgagcaagggttctcgcgttttcgtgaacggacgagggtaaataagctagttcacaaagtaaaaggtaaaggtcgaagtgACAGaaagttgagatttgggacatagaacataggcactctaacaggaaagtccatggaggtagtggacaccatgacaaggaggaatattaacattatgtgcctacaagaaacgaaatgggttggtgcaaaggctagggagttggatacttctggtttcaaactttggtatacaggaaaggtgaagaataggaatgtggttggaataattgtggataagcagtggaagaaggacgtagtggatgtcaagaggatgggagatcggatcatctctatcaaacttgtgatGGAGGGAGGtgttttccatgtgattagcgcctatgcaccgcaagtgggttcggacgaacaacacaagataaggttttggaaggatctagagagtttggttcaaggcatacctttgggagataagattttcttaggaggagatttaaatggccatgttgggagagaagtgactggatatgggagtattcacggaggccatggtttcggggtgatcaatatcgagggtaaaactattttggactttttttcaacctttgatcttctcatcgcaaatacatgttttaaaaagagagacaaacatcttataacctataagagtggcatgacaagctctcaaatcgacttcttcttgttgaggagagtcgaccggaaattttgcattaactgtaaaattatcccgggagagagtttgacaacacaacatagggtgctcgtcatggattttcgcgttgagcaaaagttgagaaaaagacatcatacgaagaacccaaggacgaggtggtggcggatgaaaggtgaggaacaaagaagtttCCTAAGACggataggagaagaggcaaagtgggatgagaatggaagcgcggaagagatgtggagggagatggcagaagttattagaagaacagcaaaagaaagttttggtgaatctaaaggaataggaccaatagacaaggagtcctggtggtggaatgcgagtatacaagaaaagataaagataaaaagggaatgctttaaagagtggtctttatgccgcaatgtagataattgggaaaaatataaggcggctaagaaagagacaaaagtggctgtaagtgaagcaagaacaagagcatatgagggtctctaccagtctttgggtacgaaagaaggagaaaaaggtatatatagaatcgcaaagagttgGGAaaaaagaacgagagatttggatcaggttaagtgtataaaggataaggatggagaggtattggcccaa
Coding sequences:
- the LOC112737994 gene encoding very-long-chain aldehyde decarbonylase CER3; translation: MGAPLTAWPWENLGVLKYVLYGPFVAKVVYERFYEEKESIPNMSWCLHLLILCGLRGLLHVFWNSYSNMLFLTRNRRIIQQGIDFKQIDKEWDWDNFLILQALIGSLCYYIFPFFQNLPVLNVKGLVTALILHVGISEPLYYWVHRKFHGENLFNRFHSLHHSSPVLQCLTAGHATVLEHLVLAIVIGIPILGASMMGYGSACLIYGYILVFDFLRCMGHSNVEIVPHQLFQTLPFMKYLIYTPTYHSLHHTDKDSNFCLFMPLFDALGNTLNTKSWQLHKTTSSGKSSRVPDFVFLAHIVDITSAMHVPFCLRSFSSLAFRTRFFLIPFWPLAVVVVLSMWLWSKTFLLSFYYLRGRLHQTWVVPRCGFQYFLPFAGDGINKHIEQAILRADKIGVKVISLAALNKNESLNGGGKLFVDKHPELRVRVVHGNTLTAAVILDEIPEDVKEVFLTGATSKLGRAIALYLCRKKVKVLMLTLSAERFQRIQKEAPTEYQSYLVQVTKYQAAQNCKTWIVGKWITPREQNWAPRGTHFHQFVVPPILPFRRDCTYGDLAAMRLPEDVQGLGSCEYTMERGVVHACHAGGVVHSLEGWTHHEVGAIDVDKIDVVWKAALKHGLRPVSSGSTIKAKGN